Proteins co-encoded in one Macrobrachium rosenbergii isolate ZJJX-2024 chromosome 54, ASM4041242v1, whole genome shotgun sequence genomic window:
- the LOC136834662 gene encoding paraneoplastic antigen Ma6E-like — protein MAVKSPIQDGAAEVTGASGMARVAEETWAAETSMEETGATRAASTAQEPGKLGAVTGATGTARAGEARTGQEPGRPGARTGVTGIAGASGEARKAWEPSTPGTAGVGTMIWGTDEVTIMEGPGWDSRARKPDGSSTA, from the coding sequence atggcagtTAAGTCCCCCATCCAGGATGGAGCAGCAGAAGTCACAGGAGCATCCGGGATGGCCAGGGTAGCAGAAGAGACCTGGGCAGCAGAGACGTCAATGGAGGAGACCGGGGCAACCAGGGCAGCCAGTACAGCCCAGGAGCCAGGGAAGCTAGGAGCAGTGACTGGGGCGACCGGAACAGCCAGGGCAGGTGAAGCCAGGACAGGCCAAGAGCCAGGTAGGCCAGGAGCCAGGACTGGGGTGACCGGGATAGCCGGGGCAAGTGGAGAAGCCAGGAAAGCCTGGGAGCCATCAACACCAGGAACAGCAGGAGTGGGGACCATGATATGGGGCACAGATGAAGTCACCATCATGGAGGGTCCTGGCTGGGACAGCAGGGCCAGGAAGCCAGATGGCAGCAGTACTGCGTGA